From Vreelandella neptunia, the proteins below share one genomic window:
- a CDS encoding SurA N-terminal domain-containing protein translates to MLQSIRDGSRSWGAKIIIGVMVAAMALFGIESLFGLFGSDPNEVASVNGQPIMRQQVEIEVQRALRSGQVPPEQERALRNDMLDQLITQQLLSQYAEEGGFAVSEEQLDQLIVSLPEFHDQDGRFSAEVFRNRLAGAGYTPVSFREELRVDIQRQHLQQGLAFSDFSLPNEQERLAELQRQQRSFRYILLDGDDVDADIDVSEGDLQAYYDAHQERYERPEQVRLEYVLIDRQAMAEGVEVDEEALRDAWREQNRDADRRVSHIMITFGNERTRDEAQQLAETAREALDSGDSFADTALRYSDDTASAEEGGDLGVISRGFFGDTFDEAAFGLEEGDVSQPVELDNAFHIIQVTDIQGTTFEEQRDELAREVALREVDDEFNQRVQQLIDESFAADDLQSVADELDLTLQESDWLARDDEAEGVLSEPGVMSAAFSNDVFEEGYNSEVIELDQDRRLVLRVAEQRDATLLPLDEVREEVEISVAAEQQQQALREEAQALLEGLREDQQVDVDWLEANSVSRQAETTVPQLIVQEAFRMPRPEEGESVYRTVELPQGVAVVALDSVSVGEVDEQMETFVAQMAEQLRAQSVLQGLIDDLRSDAEIER, encoded by the coding sequence ATGCTGCAAAGTATTCGAGATGGCTCCAGGAGCTGGGGTGCCAAAATTATTATCGGTGTTATGGTCGCGGCCATGGCGCTTTTCGGGATTGAGTCACTGTTTGGGCTTTTTGGCAGCGATCCGAACGAAGTAGCGAGCGTCAACGGTCAGCCGATTATGCGCCAGCAGGTTGAAATTGAGGTTCAGCGCGCGCTGCGTTCGGGCCAAGTACCGCCAGAGCAAGAACGAGCATTGCGCAACGATATGCTTGATCAACTCATCACCCAGCAGCTGTTATCCCAATACGCTGAAGAGGGTGGCTTTGCCGTTTCAGAAGAACAGCTAGATCAGTTGATTGTCAGTCTGCCGGAATTTCATGATCAGGATGGCCGCTTCTCCGCTGAGGTGTTTAGAAATCGTCTCGCCGGCGCTGGCTATACGCCGGTCTCCTTTCGTGAAGAGTTACGCGTCGATATCCAGCGCCAGCATTTACAGCAAGGCTTAGCCTTCAGTGATTTTAGCCTGCCCAACGAGCAAGAGCGGCTAGCTGAATTACAGCGCCAGCAGCGTAGTTTCCGCTATATCTTGCTGGACGGCGACGATGTTGACGCCGATATCGACGTCAGTGAGGGCGATCTACAAGCATATTACGATGCCCATCAGGAGCGCTATGAGCGTCCTGAGCAGGTGCGCCTTGAGTATGTGCTGATTGACCGCCAAGCCATGGCGGAGGGGGTTGAGGTAGACGAAGAGGCCCTGCGTGACGCCTGGCGCGAGCAAAATCGTGATGCTGACCGGCGTGTATCCCATATCATGATCACCTTTGGTAATGAGCGCACTCGCGATGAGGCGCAGCAATTGGCTGAGACTGCTCGGGAAGCCCTGGACAGCGGTGATTCGTTTGCGGATACCGCCTTGCGCTATTCTGACGACACGGCCAGCGCAGAAGAGGGCGGCGATCTGGGTGTGATCAGCCGTGGCTTCTTTGGCGACACCTTTGATGAAGCGGCCTTTGGTCTCGAAGAAGGCGATGTTTCCCAGCCGGTTGAGTTGGATAACGCTTTTCACATCATTCAGGTAACTGATATTCAGGGCACCACCTTTGAAGAGCAGCGCGATGAGTTGGCGCGGGAAGTAGCGCTGCGCGAAGTTGATGATGAGTTTAACCAGCGAGTTCAACAGCTGATTGATGAGAGCTTCGCTGCCGACGACTTGCAGAGCGTTGCCGATGAGCTTGATCTAACGCTGCAGGAGAGCGATTGGCTTGCTCGTGATGATGAGGCTGAAGGGGTGCTGTCTGAGCCTGGCGTAATGTCGGCAGCCTTTAGCAACGACGTATTTGAAGAGGGCTACAACAGCGAAGTGATCGAGCTGGATCAGGATCGTCGCTTGGTTCTGCGGGTTGCCGAACAGCGCGATGCGACTCTGTTGCCGCTTGATGAGGTACGTGAGGAAGTCGAGATTTCAGTGGCCGCTGAGCAGCAGCAGCAAGCGCTGCGTGAAGAAGCGCAGGCACTGCTCGAAGGCCTACGAGAAGATCAACAGGTTGATGTGGATTGGCTCGAAGCCAACAGCGTAAGCCGTCAAGCTGAAACCACTGTGCCTCAGTTGATTGTCCAGGAAGCCTTCCGTATGCCGCGCCCTGAAGAGGGTGAGAGCGTCTATCGCACGGTTGAACTACCGCAAGGTGTTGCTGTGGTAGCGCTGGATAGCGTAAGCGTCGGTGAGGTCGATGAGCAGATGGAGACATTTGTTGCGCAAATGGCCGAGCAGTTGCGTGCCCAATCGGTGCTGCAGGGACTGATTGATGACTTGCGCAGCGATGCAGAAATAGAGCGATAG
- a CDS encoding UDP-2,3-diacylglucosamine diphosphatase: protein MRTLLVADLHLSSDTPEINQGFYRYLEHTAPGADALYILGDLFDAWIGDDLLDATHHPLSVVAHEVIRHLRKLSSNGTAVYLMHGNRDFLLGERFISACQAFLLPDVEEVEIQGVPVLLLHGDSLCTQDEAYMAFRKQSRNPEWQAQMLALPLEQRVALAQSLRTQSGEANANKAEAIMDVTPQEVIALMEQHGLTTMIHGHTHRPRVHDLTVEDVPAKRYVLGDWDAQHGWDIIIERTDHTAPRLRQFSLTELPDF from the coding sequence ATGCGCACACTGCTTGTTGCCGATCTTCATCTAAGTAGCGATACCCCTGAGATCAATCAGGGATTTTACCGCTACCTTGAGCACACGGCCCCCGGGGCAGATGCTCTCTACATCCTGGGTGACCTTTTCGATGCCTGGATAGGGGACGACCTGCTCGACGCCACCCATCATCCGCTTAGCGTTGTTGCCCATGAGGTGATTCGCCATTTACGCAAGCTTAGTAGCAACGGTACAGCGGTGTACCTCATGCACGGCAATCGAGATTTTCTGCTGGGCGAACGCTTCATAAGTGCCTGCCAGGCATTTCTGCTACCGGATGTTGAGGAAGTGGAAATTCAAGGCGTTCCCGTCTTATTGCTACACGGTGATAGTCTGTGTACCCAGGATGAAGCGTATATGGCTTTTCGCAAACAGTCGCGCAATCCAGAGTGGCAGGCACAGATGCTTGCGCTACCTTTGGAACAGCGCGTCGCACTTGCGCAGAGCTTGCGTACTCAATCCGGTGAAGCCAATGCTAATAAAGCTGAAGCGATTATGGATGTGACGCCACAAGAAGTTATTGCGCTGATGGAGCAACACGGCTTGACCACCATGATCCACGGTCACACTCACCGCCCCAGAGTACATGACTTAACGGTTGAGGACGTGCCTGCCAAGCGCTATGTGCTAGGCGACTGGGATGCCCAGCACGGTTGGGATATTATCATTGAGCGCACCGATCATACTGCGCCTAGGCTGCGTCAGTTCTCTTTAACGGAACTACCTGATTTCTGA
- the lon gene encoding endopeptidase La, whose translation MQQNAEQTQCLPLLPLRDVVVYPQMVIPLFVGREKSIQALEAAMEADKRVLLVAQREASQDEPDNADLYAMGTVADIMQLLKLPDGTVKVLIEGNFRADVLNVEENAAGYTQAHLTPRESEPLTSREQEALVRVLLNQFEQYVKLSKKVPNEVLNSLSGIEDPSRLVDTICAHLSLKIGDKQELLEMDRVRDRIEHLMALIESEIDLLQVEKRIRSRVKEQMEKTQREYYLNEQMKAIQKEMGELDNVPNEAEKYELAIKESGMPKEASEKATQELNKLKMMASNSAEATVVRSYLDWLVAVPWKKRTRVKHDLVKAQQVLDEDHYGLEEVKARILEYLAVQKRVRKMKGPVLCLVGPPGVGKTSLGQSIARATNRKYVRLALGGVRDESEIRGHRRTYIGSLPGKLMQRMSRAGVKNPLFLLDEVDKLGMDHRGDPASALLEVLDPEQNNSFSDHYLELDYDLSETLFICTANSMNIPSALLDRMEIIRLPGYTEDEKLAIAKRYLLPKQLAANGLKGDELTLEDSALLELIRYYTREAGVRELERQIAKVSRKVLRERLEKERDPQADQAGQSLTAEQIEHYAGVRRYSYGLAEQDDQIGRVTGLAWTSVGGELLNIESVVTPGKGRINKTGSLGDVMKESVSAAHTVVRARAEAYGIDPERFEKEDLHIHVPEGATPKDGPSAGIAMVTAIVSAYTQRAVRCDVAMTGEVNLRGEVLPIGGLKEKLLAARRGGIKTVLIPEENRRDLKEVPDNIKGALDIRPVRWIDDVLAVALADQVEGGAPLQSTEASFSNNVVASTH comes from the coding sequence ATGCAGCAGAACGCCGAACAGACACAATGTCTACCCCTTTTGCCATTGCGCGATGTGGTTGTTTATCCGCAAATGGTCATCCCTCTTTTTGTAGGTCGTGAAAAGTCTATCCAGGCGCTCGAAGCGGCGATGGAGGCTGATAAGCGTGTGCTACTGGTGGCTCAGCGTGAAGCGTCTCAAGATGAGCCTGACAACGCGGATCTTTACGCGATGGGCACCGTGGCCGATATCATGCAGCTGCTTAAGTTGCCCGATGGCACGGTCAAGGTGCTCATTGAGGGTAATTTCCGAGCGGATGTTCTCAATGTCGAAGAGAATGCCGCAGGCTACACTCAGGCGCATTTAACGCCCCGAGAGAGTGAGCCGCTGACCAGCCGTGAGCAGGAAGCGCTGGTTCGCGTGTTGCTCAATCAGTTTGAACAGTACGTCAAGCTCTCCAAAAAAGTCCCCAATGAAGTGCTTAATTCACTGTCGGGGATTGAAGATCCAAGCCGCTTGGTGGACACCATTTGTGCCCATCTGTCGCTCAAAATTGGCGACAAGCAAGAGCTGCTTGAGATGGATCGAGTGCGCGATCGTATTGAGCATCTGATGGCGTTGATCGAGTCTGAAATAGACCTGCTGCAAGTAGAGAAGCGCATTCGCTCGCGTGTCAAAGAGCAGATGGAGAAGACCCAGCGCGAGTACTACCTCAATGAGCAGATGAAAGCTATCCAGAAAGAGATGGGTGAGCTGGATAATGTGCCCAATGAGGCCGAAAAGTACGAGCTGGCGATTAAAGAGTCCGGCATGCCGAAGGAAGCGTCTGAGAAAGCCACACAAGAGCTCAACAAGCTCAAAATGATGGCCTCAAACTCTGCCGAGGCGACCGTAGTGCGCTCCTACCTGGACTGGTTAGTCGCCGTTCCATGGAAAAAGCGTACGCGCGTAAAGCATGATCTCGTCAAAGCGCAGCAGGTACTTGATGAAGATCATTATGGCCTGGAGGAGGTCAAGGCGCGCATCCTGGAATATCTTGCCGTACAGAAGCGCGTGCGCAAAATGAAAGGCCCTGTGCTATGCCTAGTTGGGCCACCAGGGGTGGGTAAAACCTCCCTTGGCCAGTCCATCGCCCGTGCCACCAATCGTAAATATGTACGCTTGGCGCTTGGGGGCGTCCGGGATGAATCGGAAATTCGCGGCCATCGGCGTACCTATATTGGCTCTTTGCCGGGTAAGTTGATGCAACGCATGAGCCGCGCCGGGGTTAAAAACCCACTCTTCCTGTTGGATGAGGTCGACAAGTTAGGTATGGATCACCGCGGTGATCCGGCTTCTGCTCTGCTCGAGGTGCTTGATCCTGAACAGAACAACAGCTTTAGCGATCACTATCTGGAGCTCGACTACGATCTCTCTGAGACGCTGTTCATCTGTACCGCTAACTCGATGAATATTCCCAGCGCACTGCTTGATCGCATGGAGATTATTCGTCTACCGGGTTACACCGAAGATGAGAAGCTGGCGATCGCAAAACGCTATTTATTGCCCAAACAGCTAGCTGCGAACGGCTTGAAAGGCGATGAGTTAACGCTGGAAGATAGCGCACTTTTAGAGCTTATTCGCTACTACACGCGAGAAGCGGGTGTGCGTGAGCTAGAGCGGCAGATTGCCAAGGTATCACGTAAAGTGTTGCGTGAACGGCTAGAAAAAGAGCGTGACCCGCAAGCCGACCAAGCGGGCCAGAGCTTAACGGCAGAGCAAATCGAACACTACGCGGGCGTACGACGCTACAGTTATGGCTTAGCGGAGCAAGACGACCAGATCGGCCGAGTCACAGGGCTTGCCTGGACATCGGTGGGCGGCGAGTTACTCAACATCGAATCAGTGGTGACGCCGGGCAAAGGGCGTATTAACAAGACCGGTTCGCTAGGCGATGTGATGAAAGAGTCGGTGAGCGCTGCCCATACCGTGGTCCGCGCCAGGGCTGAAGCGTATGGCATTGATCCAGAGCGGTTCGAAAAAGAGGATCTGCACATCCACGTTCCCGAAGGGGCTACGCCTAAAGATGGGCCCAGTGCGGGTATTGCCATGGTGACGGCGATTGTTTCCGCTTACACCCAGCGGGCGGTGCGCTGCGATGTGGCAATGACCGGTGAAGTCAATCTCCGCGGTGAAGTATTGCCGATAGGCGGACTGAAGGAGAAATTGCTGGCAGCCCGCCGCGGTGGTATAAAGACAGTGCTAATTCCTGAAGAAAACCGCCGTGATCTCAAGGAAGTACCTGACAATATCAAAGGTGCATTGGATATTCGTCCGGTACGCTGGATAGATGATGTCTTAGCCGTAGCGCTAGCTGATCAGGTAGAAGGTGGTGCGCCATTGCAAAGCACCGAAGCATCGTTTAGTAATAACGTCGTTGCTAGTACTCATTAA
- a CDS encoding peptidylprolyl isomerase, with translation MIVLQTNHGDITIALNHEKAPISAANFEQYVRDGFYDGTLFHRVIDGFMVQGGGFDKEFNQKPTRDPIENEADNGLKNTVGTLAMARTQDPHSATAQFFINVGDNSFLDHSGKSLQGWGYAVFGEVVDGMDVVNEIKNVATSRRGMHADVPSEDVIIERAYVKDAE, from the coding sequence ATGATCGTATTACAGACGAACCACGGTGACATCACCATCGCTCTTAACCACGAAAAAGCGCCGATTAGCGCAGCGAATTTTGAGCAGTATGTGCGCGATGGGTTTTATGACGGCACTCTGTTCCACCGAGTCATCGACGGCTTTATGGTGCAAGGGGGCGGTTTCGATAAGGAGTTTAACCAAAAGCCGACCCGCGACCCTATCGAAAACGAAGCCGATAACGGCTTGAAAAACACCGTTGGCACATTAGCAATGGCACGCACCCAGGATCCCCACTCTGCCACTGCGCAGTTTTTTATCAATGTGGGCGACAATAGCTTTCTTGATCACAGCGGTAAAAGCCTGCAAGGCTGGGGCTATGCGGTGTTTGGCGAAGTCGTTGACGGCATGGATGTTGTGAACGAAATTAAAAACGTTGCCACTTCGCGCCGGGGTATGCACGCCGACGTCCCCTCTGAAGATGTCATTATCGAGCGCGCATACGTCAAAGACGCGGAATAA
- the osmF gene encoding glycine betaine ABC transporter substrate-binding protein OsmF, whose translation MRFSANFFIAKPLIAACAVSLAAFSQASANEPVVVSSKIDTEGSVLGELIIQTLERNDIATENRLQLGGTSVVRAALEAGEIDLYPEYTGNGAFFFDMTDSPVWNNADQAYETVRERDAQQGLIWLQPASANNTWAMSVREDVAEENELVSLEDLAAYLADGGEFKFAASAEFVESSQALPAFQEAYGFELSDDQLLVLSGGNTAATMRAAAQQTSGVNGAMTYGTDGGLSALGLVVLEDTKGVQPVYQPATVVRESVLESYPEIETLLNEVFTSLDLVTLQTLNADVAVNGLSPSQVASDYLDTLNN comes from the coding sequence ATGCGCTTTTCAGCCAATTTTTTCATTGCTAAGCCCTTAATCGCTGCATGTGCTGTATCACTTGCGGCATTCTCCCAAGCCAGCGCTAACGAGCCCGTGGTGGTGTCATCGAAAATCGATACAGAAGGCTCTGTTCTGGGTGAGCTGATTATTCAGACCCTGGAGCGCAATGACATTGCGACCGAAAACCGCTTACAGCTGGGCGGAACTAGCGTTGTCCGCGCTGCGCTTGAAGCGGGTGAAATTGACCTTTACCCAGAATACACGGGGAATGGCGCGTTTTTTTTCGATATGACCGATAGTCCAGTATGGAATAATGCAGATCAAGCTTATGAAACAGTGCGCGAGCGTGATGCGCAGCAAGGCTTGATATGGCTGCAGCCTGCCAGCGCTAATAACACTTGGGCAATGAGCGTCCGCGAGGATGTGGCTGAGGAAAATGAGCTGGTGAGTCTAGAAGATCTCGCCGCCTATTTGGCTGACGGCGGTGAGTTCAAATTTGCTGCAAGCGCTGAGTTTGTCGAATCTTCACAAGCACTGCCCGCATTCCAGGAAGCCTACGGTTTTGAGTTGAGTGATGATCAACTGTTGGTGCTCTCTGGTGGTAATACCGCCGCTACCATGCGTGCTGCCGCCCAACAGACCAGCGGTGTTAATGGCGCTATGACCTATGGCACGGACGGTGGCTTAAGTGCGCTGGGGCTGGTCGTGCTGGAAGATACCAAGGGCGTGCAACCGGTGTATCAGCCTGCCACGGTAGTGCGTGAAAGCGTGCTTGAAAGCTATCCAGAAATAGAAACGCTGCTCAATGAGGTTTTCACCAGTCTTGATCTGGTCACACTGCAAACGCTCAATGCCGATGTCGCCGTTAACGGGCTGTCTCCATCCCAAGTGGCCAGCGACTACCTCGATACGCTCAATAATTAA
- a CDS encoding HU family DNA-binding protein has product MNKSELIEAIAASADIPKAAATRALDAMVESVTDSLKKGESVSLVGFGTFAIKERAARTGRNPQTGEPIQISAAKVPSFKAGKALKDAVN; this is encoded by the coding sequence GTGAATAAGTCCGAGCTGATTGAAGCCATTGCCGCGTCTGCAGATATTCCTAAAGCAGCGGCAACCCGCGCATTGGATGCCATGGTGGAGTCTGTCACCGATAGCCTTAAGAAGGGCGAAAGCGTATCACTGGTAGGTTTTGGTACCTTCGCGATCAAAGAGCGTGCTGCTCGTACTGGCCGTAACCCACAAACGGGTGAGCCAATCCAGATCAGCGCTGCAAAAGTACCCAGCTTCAAAGCAGGTAAAGCGCTGAAAGACGCCGTCAACTAA
- the cysS gene encoding cysteine--tRNA ligase, protein MHIYNTLTRRKEPFTPLEAGKVSMYVCGMTVYDYCHLGHARVMVAFDVITRYLRERGYDVNYVRNITDIDDKILKRADENGESITALTERMIDAMHEDEARLFVLPPSHEPRATGHIDDIVAMIETLIEKGFAYAADNGDVYYRVRKFADYGKLNNRQLDDMRAGSRVDVDVHKEDPLDFVLWKAAKPGEAHWASPWGNGRPGWHIECSAMSTCCLGDTFDIHGGGPDLTFPHHENEIAQSEAATGKTYVNTWMHAGAVRVNQEKMSKSLGNFFTIRDVLAEHDPEVVRFLLVASHYRSPINYSVDSLTEARKSLTRLYTALEGIELGDADANGDASGDASAYRERFTQVMDDDFNTPEALAVMFELAREVNRAKQEQPNEAARLAGELKQLGSVLGLLQQVPQTFLKGTQQQGMPLSESEIEAKIAQRIEAKTNKDFAQADAIRDELAALGIILKDSREGTSWVFEAP, encoded by the coding sequence ATGCATATTTACAATACGCTGACGCGCCGCAAAGAACCTTTCACCCCGCTGGAAGCGGGTAAAGTGAGCATGTATGTCTGCGGCATGACGGTGTATGACTACTGCCACTTAGGTCATGCTCGCGTCATGGTCGCCTTTGATGTCATTACCCGCTACCTTCGGGAGCGCGGCTATGACGTTAACTACGTACGCAACATTACCGATATCGACGATAAGATCCTCAAGCGCGCCGACGAGAATGGCGAAAGTATCACTGCGCTGACAGAGCGCATGATTGATGCCATGCACGAAGACGAGGCGCGCCTGTTTGTATTGCCGCCCAGCCATGAGCCCCGCGCCACCGGCCATATCGACGATATCGTGGCCATGATTGAAACCCTGATTGAAAAAGGCTTTGCCTACGCGGCCGATAACGGGGATGTCTACTATCGGGTGCGCAAATTTGCTGATTACGGCAAGCTCAATAATCGCCAATTAGACGATATGCGTGCAGGTAGCCGGGTTGATGTGGATGTTCATAAAGAAGACCCGCTCGATTTCGTGCTGTGGAAGGCCGCCAAGCCGGGGGAGGCGCACTGGGCGTCACCCTGGGGTAACGGCCGGCCTGGCTGGCACATCGAGTGCTCGGCGATGTCGACCTGCTGCCTGGGTGATACCTTCGATATTCATGGCGGCGGGCCGGATCTAACCTTCCCGCACCATGAAAATGAGATCGCTCAAAGCGAAGCGGCCACTGGCAAAACCTACGTCAATACCTGGATGCACGCCGGCGCCGTGCGGGTGAATCAGGAAAAGATGTCCAAATCCTTGGGCAACTTTTTCACCATTCGCGATGTGCTGGCCGAGCACGACCCAGAGGTGGTGCGCTTTCTGCTGGTGGCTAGCCACTACCGTAGCCCGATCAACTACTCGGTTGATTCACTGACCGAGGCACGTAAATCGCTAACGCGCTTGTACACCGCGCTGGAAGGTATTGAGCTAGGCGATGCTGACGCAAATGGTGATGCAAGTGGGGACGCTTCGGCTTACCGTGAACGCTTTACCCAGGTAATGGACGATGACTTCAATACGCCAGAAGCCCTGGCAGTGATGTTTGAGCTGGCTCGGGAGGTCAATCGCGCCAAGCAAGAGCAGCCTAATGAAGCTGCCAGGCTGGCGGGCGAGTTAAAGCAGCTTGGGTCTGTTTTGGGGCTTCTTCAGCAGGTGCCACAAACGTTCTTAAAAGGCACACAGCAGCAGGGTATGCCGCTCAGTGAGAGCGAGATCGAAGCGAAAATTGCTCAGCGCATTGAGGCTAAGACGAATAAAGACTTCGCCCAGGCTGATGCGATCCGCGATGAGCTTGCCGCTTTAGGGATTATTCTCAAGGACTCCCGAGAAGGCACGTCTTGGGTATTTGAAGCACCTTAA
- a CDS encoding glutamine--tRNA ligase/YqeY domain fusion protein encodes MTNETTPAPNFIRNQVRDEIEGGQVTKIVTRFPPEPNGFLHIGHAKSICLNFGLAEQLGGECHLRFDDTNPAKEEQAYIDAIKEDVSWLGFEWAGPVRFASDYFDQLYAWAQHLMREGKAYVDDLSPDEIREYRGTLTAPGKASPYRERSAEENLDLLARMREGEFGESEKVVRAKIDMASPNINLRDPIIYRIRHATHHQTGDKWKIYPSYDFTHGQSDAIEGITHSICTLEFEDHRPLYEWFLNNLPVPAKPRQIEFARLNLDYTLTSKRKLKLLVDEQIVDGWDDPRMPTISGMRRRGYTPASIRKFCEMIGVTRADGGLVDIAMLTHAIRSDLEDNAPRAMCVLKPLKVVLTNVPEDHQEVYEVPGHPAREDMTVRQVPFSRELYIDQDDFMEDAPKKFFRLAPGKEVRLRNSYVIRCDEVIKDAAGEISELHCSVDFDTLGKNPEGRKVKGVIHWVSAAHGVPMEVRLYDNLFTVEQPDRDKDVDFLEHLNPESLVVCQAIGEPSLAEATPESRFQFERIGYFCADRHDSTPEHLVFNRTVGLKDSWAKIKQKG; translated from the coding sequence ATGACCAACGAGACCACCCCAGCGCCGAACTTCATTCGCAACCAAGTACGCGACGAAATCGAGGGCGGCCAGGTCACTAAGATCGTGACGCGCTTCCCGCCGGAGCCCAATGGCTTCCTGCATATCGGCCATGCGAAGTCGATCTGTCTAAATTTCGGGTTGGCGGAGCAACTGGGTGGCGAGTGTCATCTACGTTTTGACGACACTAACCCTGCCAAAGAAGAGCAGGCCTACATCGATGCGATCAAAGAGGACGTCAGTTGGCTAGGCTTTGAATGGGCCGGCCCAGTGCGTTTTGCCTCTGATTACTTCGACCAGCTCTATGCCTGGGCGCAGCACTTAATGCGTGAAGGCAAAGCCTACGTTGACGATCTTTCCCCGGATGAAATTCGCGAGTATCGTGGTACTTTAACAGCGCCGGGCAAAGCCAGCCCTTACCGCGAACGCAGCGCCGAAGAGAACCTGGATCTACTGGCGCGCATGCGCGAAGGTGAGTTTGGTGAAAGTGAAAAGGTCGTGCGCGCCAAAATTGATATGGCCTCACCCAATATCAATCTACGCGACCCGATAATTTATCGAATTCGCCACGCCACCCATCACCAAACCGGTGATAAGTGGAAAATCTATCCCTCTTACGACTTTACCCATGGCCAGTCAGATGCCATCGAAGGTATTACGCACTCGATCTGCACCCTGGAATTTGAAGATCACCGTCCGCTGTACGAGTGGTTTTTAAATAATCTGCCGGTACCCGCGAAGCCGCGCCAGATCGAGTTTGCACGGCTGAATCTCGACTACACCCTGACGTCCAAGCGTAAGCTGAAGCTGCTGGTGGATGAACAAATCGTCGATGGCTGGGATGATCCGCGCATGCCGACGATCTCCGGCATGCGTCGCCGTGGCTACACGCCCGCGTCTATTCGTAAGTTTTGCGAGATGATAGGCGTTACCCGTGCCGACGGTGGCCTGGTGGATATCGCCATGTTGACCCACGCTATTCGCTCGGATCTTGAAGACAATGCCCCACGCGCCATGTGTGTGTTAAAGCCGCTGAAAGTCGTGCTCACCAACGTGCCGGAAGATCACCAGGAAGTGTACGAAGTCCCTGGTCACCCGGCCCGTGAAGATATGACGGTGCGTCAGGTGCCGTTTAGCCGCGAGCTGTATATCGACCAAGACGACTTTATGGAAGATGCGCCCAAAAAGTTCTTCCGCTTGGCGCCAGGTAAAGAAGTACGCCTGCGCAACAGCTACGTGATTCGTTGTGACGAGGTCATCAAAGACGCCGCCGGTGAGATCAGCGAACTGCACTGCTCGGTGGATTTCGATACGCTGGGTAAAAACCCTGAAGGCCGTAAGGTCAAAGGTGTTATTCACTGGGTCAGCGCTGCACACGGCGTGCCAATGGAAGTCCGTCTTTACGACAACCTGTTCACCGTTGAGCAGCCTGATCGCGATAAAGATGTCGATTTTCTAGAGCATCTTAATCCGGAGTCTTTGGTCGTTTGCCAAGCCATTGGAGAGCCAAGTCTAGCAGAGGCAACCCCCGAGTCACGCTTCCAGTTCGAGCGCATCGGCTACTTCTGCGCTGACCGCCACGACTCTACACCAGAGCATTTGGTGTTTAACCGTACCGTGGGGCTGAAAGATAGCTGGGCTAAAATCAAGCAGAAGGGCTAA